Part of the Triticum aestivum cultivar Chinese Spring chromosome 4D, IWGSC CS RefSeq v2.1, whole genome shotgun sequence genome is shown below.
AAATTTGAGGAGGTCGCTGCCCTAGACAAAGATAACGTTAATGGTGTAGATGGATCAATTACAGTAAGAAGTGTGTATCCGCTGGGCCCTTGCCCTCACTTTGAATATACTGAGGGATTCGATATGACAAAGATCAATGAGGTATGATGACTATCCATCTGTGTGATATTCTTTCCCCTTCTTTTTTCTTTCCCAGTGCCGCCTCTTGACATCCTCTCTTTCAGCTTATGGCAGAAAGGTCTCTTTCCATGGCCAAGTCCAGAGCAAATGACATAATCATTCCAGACCCTACTCCCGAGGTTTTTGTTACCTTCATTTACAGAATCCGTTTGATGAGTCATTCCATTATATTAGTTATTTCGTTTAACTCTGTAATATTATTGGGTACTTACGTCTACTGAAACAATATATTTATTgttgccatatactccctccgttccaaaatatagtgcttcctctattgccgtgcttcaactttgaccataaatttaaccaacgagaccgactgcggcgggaacaaaagttataccagtgaattcgtattcaaaagaagttttcaattatatatttttttctcccgccgcagtcggtctcgttggttaaatttatggtcaaagttggacctcgggaagcgcgggcgcactatattttagaatggagggagCATGAACCTTAAATAGGAACCATGATAGCTTTAGAACCCCTTGCTTTCTCTTCCCTCCTTGTTGGTGCCTCATGTTTGGTATCTTTAGCCTACACAGCTTGCTTGGGTTACAAGGTTTTGTTGTTTTTATTGTTGTTGTCATATATTCACCTCCAGTTAATTTTTTTGTGCTTCTAGTCGGATAACTGATGCCTTTCACCTTTCAACTGTGACGGATCCATCTAGTGGGTGTGTGATGACTTCTTCGACAAATATGCCAAATTGGAGCCCATCTTTTCAAAGGATAATGTCCGGCGCTTCCTCCGATTATTCAGGAACGGTGGGGGCAAGGCCATGTCATGGGATCTTTCCATCACCGCACAAACCTTAACCTTCTTGGTCAGTTTCAATGCCCTGCAATGTGCGCAACTTGTATTGGAGGGCGAGGCACCTGAGCTCCGTGGGATGCACGCCAATCCCAACTGCATAAACAAATATGGATACTTCCCGCTCCACCAAGCTGCTGAAAGGTTCTCTGTTGACATGATCAAGCTGCTTTTACGCCATGGTGCATCAGCCAATGTACGCACAGTTGGCAAGGAAATCATTGAGGATCTACTCCCGCTCCATGTCGCAGTTGAGAATACTTGCCTGCATAAGTATCTGGAGGACAATCTTTCTCCCAGCCAGAATCATCTGAATTATATCTACAATCTTATCCGTCTGCTGTGTCTACCTGAAATGGTCTGTTTCACTTCCCTCCCTTTAGGAATTACTACTTTTGCAGCATGACATAAAAGTAACTGTGGTCATACCATAGATCCCTGACAGCTGTTATAATGATATTAGTGATACTAAGGACCGGGCATCCTTTCATCTCCATTTGTCAGAGAAAGTAGAGTTTCTGTTTGTTAGTACATGTTCTTATAGTAAAGGATAAcgagtcttcattgaactatacAAAAACTTTTGCTAGTAACTAATTTCATTTTCTTTGCCTTGGAGATTGTCCCTAATCCATATTTACTTTGATAGGAGGAAACAAAACGAAATATAAAAGGTTATTTAACACTACTTGCTTGCATACAAATGCTAAATGCGCTTAGATTTTTGTCCATTGTTGTTTTACAGAAGATCTTCTTGGATACAACTAGACTGCTTGCAGAAAAAACAAATAATCTACTTGGAGAGCTCTGGAAATACATTGAGGATGGAAAACTTACGCAGTCTGCAGTTCTACTACTGGCCGCCCAAGAGCAGATCCGTGGAGGCTGTTCATCCAGTAGTAAGAAAGATGGGTTTGACATGATCAAGAGCAATATACTGAGGCTTTCATTTACCTTGATATGGGGGAAAGGTTCAAATGAAATGCCACAGAAGCTTCTTGAGGAAATGAAGGCACTTTATTGCGCAGGTCTGCTTGTTGATGTAATTTCCCGTGTCGGTGAACCTCTTTCTGCATACATTCAAGCACATTCAGAGGTACACGTTTTTGGTACATTGCAGCTGTGGTGCCTTAGATGTCTGTTACTTAATATTTTAATACTATTTGTATTTTACTATTGTTAGTGCTGTTGTCTTAAAAAATACATGCCCTAGTCTTAGCAAGAAGTATGTTAATAATCTGATGTCAACTGAAAAGAACAGTACTGTGTCTTTATACTCCCCCCGTCTGTGTTTACGGGGCTGGTGGCCAAATGCTTCGCATCCGATTAAAGCGAATGAGCTTTTTTGCCTCACGTAATTAACAAGAGTTGCCCCTGGACGTGCACGCTGCGCATGCTCCTGATATTCATGAGCTCCAGATTTCTCTTCTCTTAGTTATCCAGCCAGCCAATTGTTACGCAGGAATAGCAAGGAGATCGAGGGGAAAATCTGCACCTTTAATGCGGACTTAATCACACTTTCCTATGCTTGCTGTCCTAACAAACACGGaaagaggtactccctccgtcccataatataagaacgtttttgacatgagtgtagtgtcaaaaacgttcttatattatgggacagagggagtagtatttaacaACTTTTGTTATAATAGTTCATTCTGTTTTAACAAATCTATACAGAAACGAACTTCATAAAAAATAACACTTCCTCAAGATCATTAGTTGTTTCACAACCATGGGATCTGGTTGCATTGAGTGGCTATAGCATAACTGGCGTAACTTCATTCTGTTGTGGATTCCCAGTAAAAAAAGAAAGATACAAGAGCCCCCATTGTGTCGAGATTTCTATTGCCTTCCAACTCATATTGTATAACTGCAGTTTTCTCCTCCAAGCAATTTTCTCCATCATCTCGCTGCTTACCCTTGGTTATATGTTTGCTAAA
Proteins encoded:
- the LOC123099494 gene encoding uncharacterized protein, producing MSWDLSITAQTLTFLVSFNALQCAQLVLEGEAPELRGMHANPNCINKYGYFPLHQAAERFSVDMIKLLLRHGASANVRTVGKEIIEDLLPLHVAVENTCLHKYLEDNLSPSQNHLNYIYNLIRLLCLPEMKIFLDTTRLLAEKTNNLLGELWKYIEDGKLTQSAVLLLAAQEQIRGGCSSSSKKDGFDMIKSNILRLSFTLIWGKGSNEMPQKLLEEMKALYCAGLLVDVISRVGEPLSAYIQAHSEVPHVEVLEHVSSILKEYGFCPTGDSMDTLNLQPYDCKKSDRESCGSTDANRAATKTANLHAAKKKAARKEVGGGWDPTYARRRFFPYWRSVLQARFPFKVYPTYARTDARSVLDIEHLHASVRNSMANGSTPTPIIVGPVGRISPLTRNNQPTRRLLLLLVH